The Dermochelys coriacea isolate rDerCor1 chromosome 7, rDerCor1.pri.v4, whole genome shotgun sequence genome window below encodes:
- the FAM89B gene encoding leucine repeat adapter protein 25: MNGLQPPQDCLGGNVCSIEGLPPLPKGLSGILNSSGGSWREIEKVYSKKTRIQDDLSKSRAASEKLLRSKPANLDSALAMLRKEMVGLRQLDMSLLCQLWSLYESIQEYKGLFQDMSSSLHSEGSYAAENGFSDEDDEFEVEPPSPDVRKETPLLGRLSLPQPQNSRDQWLQDSFHITI, translated from the exons ATGAAcggcctccagccaccccaggactgccTGGGGGGCAATGTCTGCTCCATCGAAGGGCTCCCCCCACTTCCCAAGGGCCTCAGCGGGATCCTCAACTCCAGTGGTGGCTCATGGCGTGAGATTGAGAAAGTGTACAGCAAGAAGACACGGATCCAGGACGACCTGAGCAAGTCACGGGCAGCCTCTGAGAAGCTGCTGCGGAGCAAACCGGCCAATCTGGACTCGGCGCTGGCCATGCTGCGAAAGGAGATG GTGGGCCTGCGCCAGCTGGACATGtccctgctgtgccagctgtggtCGCTGTACGAGTCGATCCAGGAGTACAAGGGGCTGTTCCAGGACATGTCGTCGTCCCTGCACTCCGAGGGCTCCTACGCAGCTGAGAACGGCTTCTCTGATGAGGATGATGAGTTTGAGGTGGAGCCGCCGAGCCCCGATGTGCGCAAGGAGACCCCACTCCTGGGCCGGCTcagcctgcctcagccccagaACTCCCGTGACCAGTGGCTGCAGGACTCCTTCCACATCACCATCTGA